The Candidatus Zixiibacteriota bacterium genome has a window encoding:
- a CDS encoding SpoIIE family protein phosphatase, which translates to MTAADFEHFKTILVERESLLNFYLDSLSAEGAIEADKVRGLLGEIRGALTRIEHRTFGICQVCKEEVEYHRLEVQPIREICLGCITPEEQARLEEELAIAARIHRALLPQQVETIPGFDFAVKSLAASSVGGDYYDFLRDETGTVTKVVIADSMGKGIPAGLLMSNLQGAIRVLAQEHRSPSLLVSKLNWWLCRNVPINKFISLACLDLDAKSGATTLRYANAGHCPIIRVRADGFREYFVATGTVLGVHEEFSYDERVVQISAGDLLVMYTDGVTEAADANEDMFGDERLARFCVANRAKPVGVFLDELVREIRRFTGNDSFDDDLTVIAIKKKP; encoded by the coding sequence ATGACCGCGGCCGATTTCGAACACTTCAAGACTATCCTGGTCGAACGGGAGAGCCTGCTCAATTTCTACCTCGATTCGCTCTCCGCCGAGGGAGCAATCGAGGCGGACAAAGTGCGTGGCCTTTTGGGAGAGATACGGGGAGCGCTCACCCGTATCGAACATCGTACTTTCGGGATCTGCCAGGTATGCAAGGAAGAGGTTGAATATCACCGTCTTGAGGTGCAGCCGATCCGCGAAATCTGCCTGGGGTGCATTACTCCCGAGGAACAAGCCCGCCTGGAAGAGGAACTCGCCATTGCTGCGCGGATCCATCGCGCACTCCTGCCGCAGCAGGTGGAGACCATACCCGGTTTCGACTTCGCAGTTAAGTCGTTAGCGGCGAGTTCCGTGGGTGGTGATTACTACGACTTTCTCCGCGATGAAACCGGGACTGTCACCAAGGTGGTAATCGCCGACAGCATGGGAAAGGGGATCCCGGCCGGACTTTTGATGTCCAATTTGCAGGGCGCGATCCGAGTGCTGGCACAGGAGCACCGCTCGCCCAGCCTGCTGGTCAGTAAACTCAATTGGTGGCTCTGCCGTAACGTGCCGATTAACAAGTTCATCTCGCTGGCATGTCTTGACCTGGATGCGAAATCGGGGGCAACCACTTTGAGATACGCTAACGCCGGCCATTGTCCGATCATTCGCGTTCGGGCTGACGGCTTCCGCGAGTATTTCGTTGCTACCGGCACGGTTCTCGGCGTACATGAGGAGTTTAGTTACGACGAACGGGTGGTGCAGATCAGTGCCGGCGACTTGCTTGTCATGTATACCGATGGTGTTACCGAGGCCGCGGATGCAAACGAGGACATGTTCGGTGACGAACGTCTGGCGCGCTTCTGCGTGGCTAATCGGGCCAAACCGGTGGGAGTGTTTCTCGACGAACT